A single window of Gadus morhua chromosome 22, gadMor3.0, whole genome shotgun sequence DNA harbors:
- the cratb gene encoding carnitine O-acetyltransferase b: MILRKVEPWLCSVVRSRVAAGRAMSSAVPPQPVPPLDQTLREYLRALEPLLPPDEFQHTQNKVLKFGQSGGLGPRLQDGLLRRARTSNNWLSDWWVQHAYLESRQPLPVHSNPAISLPQRDHCDWRGQLLFASKLIAAVLDFRAKVNTGQLPVEYMRGEPLCTQLFPLLFSSCRIPGPKHDYISHHALSRRSPTHITVVRNYQFFQLEVYNSDGSRMTESQIHGQLLRIRAASWKTDKEPMGLLTSEHRRTWGQAYKRLLRDKVNKDSVRAIEQGLFTLCLDSPVMRISDEKYASRMAAQVLHGGGTFSNSGNRWFDKTLQFIVGEDGSWGLLYEQATAEGPPIATLLDHVLDYCQKPDPKRSPLVPLPMPRKLYFLIDKDIKRDIEHAKQNLDILINDLDVNVFNFRRFGKDLPKQHGLSPNAFIQVALQLSYYRVHGEVCPACDMVSLRMFRGGRTEFIRSPTRQTLDFIQAFDDPALSREAKLQLFREAVDVYSALTDRALRGQGLDRHLLGLKLQAIEEGLSIPKVFMDTAYGLATHWRLRTGQVPSNTDSVMCFGPLVPDGYAVCYNPQADHVHFSVTAFNCCEETDAETLARSLKHTLGQLQELLQPPSATAAA; encoded by the exons ATGATTCTGAGGAAAGTGGAGCCGTGGCTGTGCAGCGTTGTGAGGTCTAGG GTGGCGGCGGGGCGGGCGATGTCCTCGGCCGTGCCCCCCCAGCCAGTGCCGCCGTTGGACCAGACGCTCCGTGAGTACCTGCGGGCGCTGGAGCCGCTGCTGCCGCCCGACGAGTTCCAGCACACCCAGAACAAGGTGCTGAAGTTCGGCCAGAGCGGAGGCCTGGGCCCGCGGCTCCAAGACGGGCTGCTGCGGCGCGCCAGAACCAGTAACAACTGg ctctccGACTGGTGGGTCCAGCATGCCTACCTGGAGAGCAGGCAGCCCCTCCCGGTCCACTCCAACCCGgccatctccctcccccagcgGGACCACTGCGACTGGAGGGGCCAGCTGCT GTTTGCCTCCAAACTGATCGCAGCAGTGTTGGATTTCAGAGCCAAAGTCAACAC CGGCCAACTTCCTGTTGAGTACATGAGGGGGGAGCCTCTGTGCACGCAGCTCTTCCCACTCCTCTTCTCCAGCTGTCGGATCCCCGGGCCCAAGCATGACTACATCTCCCATCATGCACTGTCCCGCCGCTCCCCCACACACATCACTGTGGTCAGGAACTACCAG TTCTTCCAGCTGGAGGTGTACAACAGCGACGGCTCCCGTATGACGGAGAGCCAGATCCACGGGCAGCTGCTCCGGATCCGCGCCGCGTCCTGGAAGACGGACAAGGAGCCCATGGGCCTGCTGACCAGCGAGCACCGCCGCACCTGGGGCCAGGCCTACAAGAGGCTGctcagag ATAAGGTGAACAAGGACTCTGTGCGGGCCATAGAGCAGGGGCTGTTCACGCTGTGTCTGGACTCCCCCGTCATGAGGATCTCAGACGAGAA GTACGCCAGCCGCATGGCAGCCCAGGTTCTGCACGGGGGCGGGACCTTCTCAAACAGTGGCAACCGTTGGTTCGACAAGACGCTGCAG TTCATCGTAGGGGAGGACGGCTCCTGGGGTCTGCTGTACGAACAGGCCACCGCTGAGGGCCCGCCCATCGCCACCCTATTGGACCACGTCCTCGACTACTG CCAGAAGCCGGACCCCAAGCGGTCGCCCCTGGTGCCCCTCCCCATGCCCCGGAAGCTGTACTTCCTGATCGACAAGGACATCAAGAGGGACATCGAGCACGCCAAGCAGAACCTCGACAt cctgATCAACGACCTGGATGTGAACGTGTTCAACTTCCGGCGGTTTGGGAAGGATCTCCCGAAGCAGCACGGCCTCAGTCCCAACGCCTTCATCCAGGTGGCGCTGCAGCTCTCCTACTACAG GGTCCACGGGGAGGTGTGTCCGGCCTGTGACATGGTGTCTCTCCGGATGTTCCGTGGCGGGCGGACGGAGTTCATCCGCTCGCCCACCAGGCAGACCCTGGACTTCATCCAGGCCTTCGACGACCCCGCCCTATCG AGGGAGGCCAAACTACAGCTGTTCCGGGAGGCTGTGGATGTTTATTCAGCGCTGACGGATCGG gcgcTGCGGGGCCAGGGTCTAGACCGCCACCTGCTGGGTTTGAAGCTGCAGGCCATCGAGGAGGGCCTCAGCATCCCCAAGGTGTTCATGGACACCGCCTACGGCCTGGCCACTCACTGGAGGCTCCGCACCGGGcag gtgcCCTCCAACACGGACAGCGTGATGTGCTTCGGGCCGCTGGTCCCCGACGGCTACGCGGTCTGCTACAACCCCCAGGCCGACCACGTGCACTTCTCCGTCACCGCCTTCAACTGCTGCGAGGAGACGGACGCAGAGACGCTGGCCCGCAGCCTCAAGCACACGCTGGGCCAGCTGCAGGAGCTGCTGCAGCCGCCCAgtgccaccgccgccgcctag
- the ppt2b gene encoding lysosomal thioesterase PPT2 yields the protein MKGGHSTPPTRSMSRGSGLLWGVIGVCLWAAAVGFKPVIIVHGLFDSSGDFLTLSRFINESHPGTNVSVIDLFDRSSSLQPMWKQVEGFKAAIYPIMQNAEDGVNFICYSQGGLICRGILATLPDHNVHTFISLSSPQAGQYGDTDYLKYLFPQFMKSNLFHLCYTSVGQRISICNYWNDPHHRDMYVNSSDYLALLNSERENPKSAEWKTNFLKIKKLVLVGGPDDGVITPWQSSQFGFYDDNETVVEIQHQEVFLRDSFGLKTLGARGDLVICSMAGVQHVWWHSNETVYQTCIDKWLQ from the exons ATGAAAGGGGGGCACTCAACTCCACCAACCCGGAGCATGAGCCGGGGATCCGGGCTGCTCTGGGGGGTGATCGGAGTGTGCCTGTGGGCAGCGGCAGTGGGATTCAAACCGGTCATCATCGTCCATGGATTGTTCGACAGCTCCGGTGATTTTTTAACTTTGAGTCGTTTTATCAACGAG tctcaCCCCGGGACCAATGTGTCGGTCATCGACCTGTTCGACCGGAGCTCCAGCCTGCAGCCGATGTGGAAGCAGGTGGAGGGCTTCAAGGCGGCCATTTACCCCATCATGCAGAACGCCGAAGACGGGGTCAACTTCATCTGCTACTCCCAGG GGGGACTGATCTGCAGGGGCATCCTGGCCACCCTGCCGGACCACAACGTGCACACCTTCatctccctgtcctccccccaGGCCGGCCAGTACGGGG ACACGGACTACCTGAAGTATCTGTTCCCCCAGTTCATGAAGTCCAACCTCTTCCATCTCTGCTACACCTCGGTGGGCCAGCGTATCTCCATCTGCAACTACTGGAacg ACCCCCACCACAGGGACATGTATGTGAACAGCAGTGACTACCTGGCGTTGCtgaacagcgagagagagaaccccAAATCAGCAG AATGGAAGACTAACTTCCTGAAGATTAAGAAGTTGGTGTTGGTTGGAGGGCCCGATGATGGGGTGATCACGCCCTGGCAATCCAG TCAGTTCGGTTTCTATGAcgacaacgagactgttgtggaaatacaacaCCAGGAA gtgtTCCTGCGGGACTCGTTCGGGTTGAAGACCCTGGGGGCGCGCGGAGACCTGGTGATCTGCTCCATGGCCGGGGTGCAGCACGTCTGGTGGCACTCCAACGAGACCGTCTACCAGACCTGCATCGACAAGTGGCTGCAGTAG
- the ppp1r18 gene encoding uncharacterized protein ppp1r18 yields the protein MSVSSLPEWKQLLLERKRREEEERERREKEEEEKLASMPAWKRSILQRRRAKQEEKGGDGEVLSDSESSAGVPPGSERSLSPDPAPQRPDPAPQRADKLLHDRVSMETIVPVHENPFVRTQSGGWRGGGGGRERSRGDGGGPVKERERQVERCRTGREEKEQTRGRREEERERREQEAAPWAPSLRTFRAENIIIIEQENQNAFQSRARWREWEGEGPEEQERRGGGGAGGGGGGGGGVRMDLRELLAGGGSVTEIRASEVLIIKPSSSPERSLHLLASALGAKGGEDGESKRRDGREGRRGGGRRGGGRDPRRDQSREAGRAEGAPLRLDAAAGERGHRVSQLLSRFGEHHHHLPGRSKSSESFVRILQGKEAASDGNSEDEEEEARTREVNGKNSALRGVPKRSFSFSDRAAITKDNGVNGDGRHGDDKKAVEGSLRVKEPQGNRGDDLEVCGVPDAGRGGKAAAEGVRSAARRTTEKAAPPADRRSLEAADDVEGDKGFTVVPVRNTEGIAFARRVPLRLEGRAAVARAVQGGGGASEVNERGADAHLYRDGRGEGCRPALPVAAAVGTPPRGLLEIQIPRTVFYVAAEDPAEKRRRSFPGDEGQEGGRVGGVGGSVGGGMDGVGGGCRDCCGSVGSVGGGGGGGADRGSVGGGMDGGGGGRDDHRGEAVERRDSWRVGKPLSRVESLREKIRQREREKRIEREREGAIDLDLDLDLEGEGEMERERPGKTTGSETLQDTRSGDGAETTGSGQTPSGVRYEAGGAERDEEPEAPAAQAEDRSDKQEVLGTQASADVMQEVCAFKKSPQLPVSGSFRAAVADEEVPVAAAAEPPSEPRPGALRSSSVDHDGDGYYDDDDGDGVDLLRHVEEELSRHVGWHRAHEGGGGERQEEEEEEKEAREEEAQRQEAGSASPDYSSEGLSPSPPPCLNAPGEMSRIYNVKAVSATRTAGCSRSPGASSVELLRVTPHLPPALLTQLRGGGGGGSQGDLKPRPPGDVVPGAPSLQRRLEKFQLKEPAEAVGPPRVHEPRDWMACRRDQGTSSPTPRLPAWSQRAGSPSNHQGPAQSSPSTQHGTPTTRAPDALLRSPSPEGAARASESGPTPFSSPVLCSPAQSPSTSPCPPCSSTSSTSSSTSSSTTSSSTSSSTSTSSSSPSTTLFSVRSSSRGQGNRGATTITICPRRPTADGGGGGGGGGGAAEVTTTATTPVQTQTSNDLAPPKVEPKKKRFPRVEEIEVIGGYQNLERSCLSKNRDTAKRVKVCFSEAQLEQVCEYPSESSMMAAARLQPPDPEDLTPPEKEEGGWYEEEEEEEEEDEGGLRGPETTATRVLKMSLALGRRHAPRHIMRSSSCSAQ from the exons ATGTCCGTATCCTCGCTGCCCGAGTGgaagcagctgctgctggagaggaagaggagggaggaggaggagcgggagcgccgggagaaggaggaggaggagaagctggcCAGCATGCCGGCCTGGAAGAGGAGCATCCTCCAGAGGAGGCGGGccaagcaggaggagaagggcgGCGACGGGGAGGTGCTGAGTGACAGCGAGAGCTCCGCGGGGGTCCCGCCGGGGAGTGAGCGCTCGCTCagccctgaccccgccccccagcggccagaccccgccccccagcgGGCCGACAAGCTCCTCCACGACCgcgtctccatggagaccatCGTCCCGGTGCACGAGAACCCGTTTGTCCGCACGCAGAgcggggggtggcgggggg gaggagggggaagggagaggagccGGGGGGACGGAGGAGGCCcggtgaaggagagggagaggcaggtggAGAGGTGCAggacggggagggaggagaaggagcagacgagagggaggagagaggaggagagggagaggagggagcaggaggcggCCCCCTGGGCGCCGAGCCTCCGGACCTTCCGGGCGgagaacatcatcatcatcgagCAGGAGAACCAGAACGCCTTCCAGAGCCGAGCCAggtggagggagtgggagggggaggggccggaggagcaggagagacgaggaggaggtggagctggaggaggaggaggaggaggaggaggagtgaggatgGACCTCAGGGAGCTCTTGGCCGGAGGCGGGAGCGTGACGGAGATCCGAGCCTCCGAGGTCCTGATCATCAAACCCTCGTCCAGCCCGGAGCggagcctccacctcctcgcctCCGCCCTCGGAGcgaaggggggggaggacggggagagcaagaggagggacgggagggaggggagacgggGCGGCGGCAGACGAGGCGGAGGAAGAGATCCCAGGAGGGACCAGAGCCGAGAGGCCGGCCGGGCGGAGGGGGCGCCGCTGCGTCTGGACGCTGCGGCGGGGGAGCGCGGGCACCGGGTCAGCCAGCTGCTGAGCCGCTTCGgcgagcaccaccaccacctccccggcCGCTCCAAGAGCTCCGAGAGCTTCGTGAGGATCCTCCAGGGCAAGGAGGCGGCGTCCGACGGCAacagcgaggacgaggaggaggaggcccggaCGCGGGAGGTGAACGGGAAGAACTCGGCGCTCCGCGGCGTTCCGAAACGTTCCTTCAGCTTCTCGGACCGAGCCGCGATCACCAAGGACAACGGCGTCAACGGTGACGGGCGCCACGGCGACGATAAGAAGGCGGTCGAGGGGTCTCTAAGGGTCAAGGAACCGCAGGGGAACCGCGGAGATGACCTCGAGGTGTGCGGCGTTCCGGACGCCGGCAGGGGTGGAAaggcggcggcggagggggtCCGATCTGCTGCACGCAGGACCACCGAAAAGGCGGCGCCCCCGGCGGACCGGAGGAGCCTGGAGGCGGCGGACGACGTGGAAGGAGACAAGGGATTCACGGTGGTCCCGGTCCGGAACACGGAGGGCATCGCCTTTGCCCGGAGGGTCCCTCTGCGGCTGGAGGGGAGGGCGGCGGTGGCCCGGGCCGTCCAGGGAGGTGGGGGTGCGTCGGAGGTGAACGAGCGAGGGGCCGACGCCCACCTCTACCGCGACGGCCGCGGCGAGGGGTGTCGGCCCGCGCtgccggtggcggcggcggtggggacCCCCCCCCGCGGGCTCCTGGAGATCCAGATCCCCCGCACCGTCTTCTACGTGGCGGCGGAGGACCCCgcggagaagaggaggaggagcttccCCGGGGACGAGGGCCAGGAGGGGGGCCGGGTTGGCGGGGTTGGGGGTAGCGTGGGTGGAGGCATGGACGGGGTTGGGGGTGGTTGTCGGGACTGTTGTGGTAGCGTCGGTagcgttggtggtggtggtggtgggggtgctgaTCGGGGCAGTGTTGGTGGAGGCATGgacgggggcggcggcggtcgTGACGACCACCGGGGCGAGGcggtggagaggagggacagCTGGCGGGTGGGGAAGCCCTTGAGTCGCGTGGAATCCCTGCGAGAGAAGATCcgacagagagagcgggagaagcggatcgagagggagagggagggagccattgatctggatctggatctggatctggaaggagaaggggagatggagagggagaggccagGAAAAACCACCGGGAGCGAGACCCTGCAGGACACAAGGTCCGGGGACGGAGCGGAGACCACTGGCAGCGGCCAGACCCCCAGCGGTGTCCGCTATGAGGCCGGGGGAGCCGAACGCGACGAGGAACCAGAAGCGCCCGCGGCTCAGGCCGAGGACCGCTCCGACAAGCAGGAAGTCCTCGGAACGCAGGCCTCCGCTGACGTCATGCAGGAAGTGTGCGCGTTTAAAAAAAGCCCACAGCTTCCTGTTTCGGGTTCATTCCGCGCAGCCGTCGCAGACGAGGAAGTCCCGGTCGCTGCAGCAGCGGAGCCTCCCTCTGAACCTCGCCCCGGAGCCCTGCGGTCCTCGTCCGTCGACCACGACGGAGACGGTTActacgacgacgacgacggagacgGGGTGGACCTGCTGCGGCATGTCGAGGAGGAGCTGAGCAGGCACGTCGGCTGGCACCGAGCGCacgagggcggcggcggggagcgacaagaagaagaagaggaggagaaggaggcgcgagaggaggaggcgcaGAGACAGGAAGCCGGTTCCGCCTCGCCGGACTACTCCTCGGAGGGTCTTAGCCCCTCCCCGCCGCCGTGCCTCAACGCCCCGGGCGAGATGAGCCGGATCTACAACGTGAAGGCGGTGAGCGCCACCCGGACCGCCGGGTGTTCCCGGTCGCCGGGAGCGTCGTCGGTGGAGCTGCTCAGGGTGACCCCCCACCTGCCCCCGGCGCTGCTCACACAGCTccggggcggtggtggtggggggtcccAGGGGGAcctcaagccccgcccccccggggaCGTGGTGCCCGGGGCGCCGTCGCTGCAGCGGCGCCTGGAGAAGTTCCAGCTGAAGGAGCCGGCGGAGGCGGTGGGCCCCCCGAGAGTCCATGAACCCAGGGACTGGATGGCGTGTCGGAGGGACCAGGGCACCTCGTCCCCCACGCCCCGACTGCCCGCCTGGTCCCAGCGAGCGGGCTCCCCCTCCAACCACCAGGGACCGGCCCAGTccagcccctccacccagcacgggacccccaccaccagggccCCGGACGCCCTCCTCAGGAGCCCGTCGCCCGAGGGGGCTGCGAGGGCGTCCGAGTCCGGCCCCACCCCGTTCTCCTCCCCGGTTCTCTGCTCCCCGGCCCAGTCCCCCAGCACCTCCCCCTGCccgccctgctcctccacctcctccacctcctcctccacctcctcctccaccacctcctcctccacctcctcctccacctccacctcctcctccagcccctccaccaccctgtTCTCCGTCAGGAGCTCGTCCAGGGGCCAGGGGAACCGGGgcgccaccaccatcaccatctgCCCCAGGAGACCCACtgcagacggaggaggaggaggaggaggaggaggaggagcagccgaGGTGACGACCACAGCGACCACCCCGGTCCAGACTCAAACGTCCAACGACCTGGCGCCCCCCAAGGTGGAACCGAAGAAGAAGAGGTTCCCCAGGGTGGAGGAGATCGAGGTGATCGGTGGATACCAGAACCTGGAGAGGTCCTGTCTCTCAAAGAACAGGGACACCGCCAAAAGA GTGAAGGTGTGTTTCTCCGAGGCCCAGCTGGAGCAGGTGTGTGAGTACCCCTCAGAGTCCTCCATGATGGCCGCCGCCCGCCTCCAACCCCCCGACCCCGAGGACCTCACCCCcccggagaaggaggaggggggctggtacgaggaggaggaggaggaggaggaggaggacgaggggggCCTGAGGGGTCCGGAGACCACGGCGACCCGGGTTCTGAAA ATGAGTCTGGCCCTGGGTAGAAGACACGCCCCCCGCCACATCATGAGGTCATCGTCATGCTCTGCCCAATAG
- the limd1b gene encoding Wilms tumor protein 1-interacting protein has translation MNTNAGLYIGSCGRCREAVHAGSACQALGKLFHSACFTCTECGRGLTGEPFYLVSGRIYCDKDFLRSVVQPTPEVCAGCGLSIPDTVLQARGRSYHPSCFRCPTCRRALEGLPFTVGPDGQPYCLRDYHRRWAARCAACLEPICPLQGSKETTRIVISDRSYHVECYDRQVNHV, from the exons ATGAACACCAACGCCGGTCTTTACATTG GAAGCTGTGGGAGATGCCGGGaagcagtgcatgctgggagcgCGTGCCAGGCCCTGGGAAAGCTGTTTCACAGTGCATGTTTCACATGCACTGAATGTG GCAGGGGATTGACCGGTGAGCCCTTTTACCTGGTGTCTGGGAGGATCTACTGTGACAAGGACTTCTTG CGCTCCGTGGTTCAGCCGACGCCCGAGGTCTGCGCGGGGTGTGGCCTCTCCATCCCCGATACg GTCCTTCAGGCGAGGGGCCGGTCCTACCACCCCTCCTGCTTCCGCTGTCCCACCTGCCGACGGGCCCTGGAGGGCCTCCCGTTCACCGTGGGCCCCGACGGCCAGCCCTACTGCCTCAGGGACTACCACAG GCGCTGGGCTGCCCGGTGTGCCGCCTGCCTGGAGCCCATCTGCCCCCTACAG GGGTCCAAAGAAACGACTAGAATAGTAATATCGGACCGAAGTTACCATGTGGAGTGCTACGACCGCCAAGTTAATCACGTTTGA
- the nrm gene encoding nurim, which produces MSPSVTARGSALCVLALLNFAFVFITGADFVRFISFRAIYQNITGDSPICQDKVAWTEALSDGAVLGALALDAGLLALFVAQHSLLAWAPVKQVYQAGLGVLSRAAYCCSTAVALQILMKFWQPVHSAPCLWSVRHAPWNVWFPVLCFALHFLCWAIMCSILLIFDYPELLGLKQVYYDLLGLGDPMSHKSPRAQRLFSHLRHPVCLELGVVLWLLPALPLDRLLLAGSLTAYLALAHSLDKQDLAYLAAQFNKKLQVFASPPGGDTEDGGDRKAE; this is translated from the exons ATGTCTCCGTCCGTGACCGCGCGTGGCTCGGCCCTGTGCGTCCTCGCGCTCCTCAACTTCGCCTTCGTCTTCATCACGGGAGCAGACTTCGTGCGTTTTATCTCATTTCGGGCGATTTACCAGAACATCACCGGAGATAGCCCCATCTGCCAAG ACAAGGTAGCCTGGACGGAGGCTCTGAGCGACGGAGCGGTGCTCGGGGCACTGGCGCTTGACGCGGGGCTGCTGGCGCTCTTCGTCGCCCAGCACAGCCTGCTGGCCTGGGCCCCGGTGAAACAGGTCTACCAGGCAGGCCTGGGGGTGCTGAGTCGGGCTGCCTACTGCTGCTCCACCGCTGTCGCGCTGCAG ATCCTGATGAAGTTCTGGCAGCCGGTGCACAGCGCCCCCTGTCTGTGGTCTGTGCGCCACGCACCCTGGAATGTGTGGTTTCCTGTGCTCTGCTTCGCGCTTCACTTCCTCTGTTGGGCTATCATGTGTAGCATCCTGCTCATCTTCGACTACCCAGAGCTGCTGGGCCTCAAGCAG gtgTACTATGACCTGCTCGGTCTCGGGGACCCCATGTCCCACAAGTCGCCCCGTGCCCAGAGGCTCTTCTCCCACCTCCGTCACCCTGTGTGTCTGGAGCTGGGGGTGGTGCTGTGGCTCCTCCCGGCTCTCCCCCTCGACCGGCTCCTCCTGGCAGGGAGTCTGACGGCCTACCTCGCCCTGGCGCACTCCCTCGACAAGCAGGACCTGGCCTACCTCGCCGCGCAATTCAACAAGAAGCTGCAAGTCTTCGCCTCGCCACCAGGTGGCGACACTGAGGACGGGGGCGACCGCAAGGccgaatga